The Methanococcoides methylutens MM1 genome has a window encoding:
- a CDS encoding ATP-binding protein — protein sequence MYGYSRKIKLPVSDVPCGEHLTLIYKDDDNVIDFVHSFLASGFERHDLCVWLTPGTKDNENMGELFRQSAIYEDHNSCSPNFDLVLINPNLFSDAGAYCNAIMEIIENKQKYAIENGFNGLSINIDLIRDEVEMLPFLRECQNSIISLSSVFYLTTLFTSSLESFSSSEFLELMDDREKIIMKAEGGWINLVDQLSSKYRKHLRTSPELMKKEKELKSIYRNSPVVAFLRNSENGFPVEFVSENISQFGYSAACLMSDKVLYEDIIHSEDVSDYFLSFSECMKNGNSEFTKEYRIIDSERNIRWVTETSLIELDNSRQPTRFQGIIVDITEKKLAEEALKKTELRFKTLFDHSNDAVSLYDLTGYIYEVNDKLCEWLGYTRDTLLKKNILDTFSPECVAVFHKKMTDFFHTGGCIFEMVHLRKDGSEIPVEMSAHFIEYNGNVAILSISRDITARKKIEKALLEAKSNAEASNKLKSEFLANMSHELRTPLNSIIGFSDILLYNDEGLFNDKQIRYISNISKSGRHLLSLINNILDLSKIEAGKAELHYETFIFLDMLDEVLSIVSPLAKHKDLFLDTIVESDNFCINADKLKLKQVIFNLVSNAIKFTPDDGSVIIRVKRNTNSLVIKVEDTGIGIPRSEQDNLFHPFTQVDSASNRKFEGTGLGLSLVKKLVDMHGGNVWVESEHGVGSTFGFSVPLSPE from the coding sequence ATGTATGGATATTCAAGAAAAATCAAATTGCCTGTATCAGATGTTCCTTGCGGCGAACACCTCACTCTTATTTATAAAGATGATGACAATGTAATTGATTTTGTCCACTCTTTCTTAGCTTCAGGTTTTGAACGTCATGATCTATGTGTTTGGCTTACTCCCGGGACAAAAGATAATGAAAACATGGGTGAGCTTTTCAGGCAAAGTGCAATCTATGAAGATCATAATTCCTGTTCCCCCAATTTCGATCTTGTTCTTATTAACCCAAATTTATTCTCTGATGCGGGTGCATATTGCAATGCTATAATGGAAATTATAGAAAATAAACAGAAATATGCTATTGAAAATGGATTTAATGGATTGAGTATCAATATCGATCTTATCAGAGATGAAGTTGAGATGCTTCCTTTTCTAAGAGAGTGTCAAAATTCTATAATTTCCTTAAGTTCGGTTTTCTATCTTACTACCTTATTTACCTCCTCGCTTGAGTCTTTTTCTTCTTCAGAGTTTCTCGAATTGATGGATGATCGGGAAAAGATTATCATGAAGGCGGAAGGGGGGTGGATCAACCTGGTAGATCAACTCAGTAGCAAGTACAGGAAACACCTGCGAACTTCTCCCGAGTTAATGAAGAAGGAAAAAGAGCTGAAATCGATCTATAGGAACAGCCCGGTGGTGGCATTTCTCAGGAACTCGGAAAACGGTTTTCCTGTTGAATTCGTTTCTGAGAACATATCCCAGTTTGGATATTCAGCAGCATGTCTAATGTCTGATAAGGTACTTTATGAGGATATAATTCATTCTGAGGATGTTTCTGATTATTTTTTGTCCTTTTCTGAATGCATGAAAAATGGCAACTCAGAATTTACAAAAGAATATAGGATAATAGATTCTGAACGTAATATTCGGTGGGTAACTGAAACGTCACTTATAGAGTTAGATAATTCCAGACAACCAACTCGTTTTCAGGGAATTATTGTAGATATTACCGAAAAGAAACTTGCAGAAGAAGCTCTAAAAAAAACAGAGCTAAGGTTCAAAACTCTCTTTGATCATTCAAATGATGCAGTTTCCCTTTACGATCTAACGGGTTATATTTATGAAGTGAATGACAAATTATGTGAGTGGCTAGGTTACACAAGAGACACATTGTTGAAGAAGAACATACTTGATACATTCAGCCCGGAATGTGTGGCGGTTTTCCACAAAAAGATGACTGATTTTTTCCATACTGGTGGGTGCATCTTTGAAATGGTACATCTTCGAAAAGATGGATCTGAAATTCCAGTTGAAATGAGCGCCCATTTTATCGAATATAATGGTAACGTAGCTATTCTGAGCATTTCCAGAGATATAACTGCACGCAAAAAGATAGAAAAAGCCCTTTTAGAAGCAAAGTCCAACGCAGAGGCATCAAATAAATTAAAAAGTGAATTCCTGGCTAATATGAGCCATGAACTTCGTACTCCTTTGAACTCTATTATTGGATTTTCAGATATCCTTCTCTATAATGATGAAGGTTTGTTTAATGATAAACAAATTAGATATATTTCGAATATATCTAAGAGTGGCAGGCATTTATTAAGTCTTATTAATAATATTCTTGATCTTTCAAAGATAGAAGCTGGTAAAGCGGAGCTTCACTATGAAACATTCATATTTTTAGATATGTTGGATGAAGTATTGTCAATTGTTTCTCCTCTTGCGAAGCACAAGGACTTATTCCTGGATACAATTGTTGAATCTGATAATTTTTGCATTAATGCTGACAAGTTAAAATTAAAGCAGGTAATTTTCAATCTGGTTTCAAATGCTATTAAGTTCACTCCTGATGACGGTTCAGTAATTATCAGGGTCAAAAGGAATACTAACTCTTTAGTCATCAAAGTTGAAGATACAGGCATTGGAATTCCAAGGTCGGAACAAGATAATCTATTTCATCCTTTTACACAGGTGGATTCAGCTTCGAATCGCAAGTTTGAAGGAACAGGTCTTGGCCTTTCCCTTGTTAAAAAATTAGTAGATATGCATGGTGGTAATGTTTGGGTCGAAAGTGAACACGGTGTTGGAAGCACGTTTGGTTTTAGTGTTCCTTTGTCTCCTGAATGA
- a CDS encoding iron ABC transporter permease — protein sequence MQNIFKKQRDSGLEDTDIPCSGTNTQVRESYHRYVGKKLVFLVSMLVLVTLLSAFIVTIGPLDISIPDVYKILISSLFPGYFVSEELPSQIVWNIRLPRIVAGIMAGFGLGICGCVMQAVLKNPLASPFTLGISSGANFGVAVAAVMGVGVIGGPYLMVGNAFLFAMLCALFIIALASFKGATSETLILAGIAINYLFGSLSDLFRYFATDEQLRVMVSWGMGDLSAFSWSNFALLLGVFVFCTPLLYLKANDLNIMAIGDENAKSLGIDANRVRMFSMLLASLLIATVVCFTGTIAFIGLVAPHMARMVIGSDHKYLFPASGLLGALILISADATGMNILRPTMIPTGIMTSLLGVPFFMYLILKKKKKEFW from the coding sequence ATGCAAAACATTTTCAAGAAACAACGTGATTCCGGATTGGAAGATACTGACATTCCATGTTCAGGGACGAATACTCAGGTAAGGGAAAGTTACCATCGTTATGTGGGGAAAAAACTTGTTTTCCTTGTTTCAATGTTAGTTCTGGTAACCTTACTTTCAGCTTTTATAGTTACAATCGGTCCGCTTGATATTTCAATTCCGGATGTATACAAAATATTGATCTCCAGTTTATTTCCCGGTTATTTTGTGAGTGAAGAGTTACCTTCACAGATCGTATGGAATATTCGTCTTCCACGTATCGTTGCCGGTATAATGGCAGGTTTCGGGCTGGGTATCTGCGGTTGTGTAATGCAGGCGGTACTTAAGAACCCGCTTGCAAGTCCCTTCACTCTGGGTATCTCTTCAGGGGCTAATTTTGGTGTGGCAGTGGCAGCTGTGATGGGGGTAGGTGTTATTGGAGGTCCATATCTTATGGTGGGAAATGCCTTCCTTTTTGCAATGTTATGTGCACTGTTCATAATTGCGCTTGCAAGCTTTAAAGGTGCAACTTCCGAAACCCTGATCCTTGCAGGTATTGCGATAAATTATCTTTTTGGATCCCTCAGTGACCTTTTCCGCTATTTTGCAACGGATGAACAATTGAGAGTTATGGTAAGCTGGGGTATGGGTGACCTGTCCGCTTTTTCATGGAGCAACTTTGCACTTCTGCTTGGTGTATTTGTTTTTTGCACACCTTTACTCTACCTGAAGGCAAACGATCTGAATATAATGGCAATCGGTGATGAAAACGCTAAAAGCCTTGGTATAGATGCAAACCGGGTAAGAATGTTCAGTATGCTTCTTGCCAGTCTTCTTATAGCGACTGTAGTCTGTTTTACGGGAACTATCGCTTTTATAGGACTGGTTGCACCCCATATGGCACGCATGGTCATAGGTTCGGACCACAAATACCTGTTCCCTGCATCCGGTCTGCTTGGAGCTCTCATATTGATCTCAGCGGATGCTACCGGTATGAATATACTCAGACCCACAATGATACCGACGGGCATTATGACATCTCTGCTTGGAGTGCCTTTCTTCATGTATCTTATACTTAAAAAGAAAAAGAAGGAGTTCTGGTAA
- a CDS encoding 2-amino-3,7-dideoxy-D-threo-hept-6-ulosonate synthase has translation MSEIGKSVRMERIFDRNTGNAIIIPMDHGVGAGPIKGLIDMPSTVNKVAEGGANAVLGHMGLAKHGHRGYGRDVGLIIHLSGSTALGPDPNHKVLVTTVEEAIKVGADAVSVHINVGADDEAEMLQDLGYTAKKCDEWGMPLLAMTYPRGAKVVSETDVEYVKHAARVGAELGADIVKTSYTGDPDSFKEVIDGCPVPVVIAGGPQMDTEKEILEMVYDALQVGCKGVAMGRNVFQSDNTTRLVTRISKVVHGEMTADEAMED, from the coding sequence ATGAGTGAAATTGGCAAATCTGTCAGGATGGAGCGTATTTTCGACAGAAATACGGGTAATGCTATAATAATACCAATGGACCATGGTGTCGGTGCAGGACCTATCAAAGGTCTGATCGACATGCCATCAACCGTAAATAAGGTTGCAGAGGGCGGTGCAAATGCTGTCCTTGGCCACATGGGACTTGCAAAACACGGGCACCGTGGCTATGGAAGGGATGTAGGACTTATCATTCATCTCTCCGGTTCCACTGCACTGGGACCTGATCCAAACCACAAGGTCCTTGTCACAACCGTTGAGGAAGCTATAAAGGTCGGTGCAGATGCGGTCTCTGTCCACATCAACGTCGGTGCAGATGATGAAGCGGAAATGCTCCAGGATCTCGGATATACCGCAAAGAAATGTGACGAGTGGGGAATGCCACTTCTGGCAATGACATACCCAAGAGGTGCAAAAGTTGTATCCGAGACTGACGTGGAATACGTGAAGCACGCAGCAAGGGTTGGTGCTGAACTTGGTGCTGACATCGTCAAGACAAGCTACACTGGCGACCCTGATTCTTTCAAAGAGGTAATTGACGGCTGTCCGGTCCCTGTAGTGATTGCAGGCGGTCCACAGATGGACACCGAAAAGGAGATACTTGAAATGGTCTACGATGCACTTCAGGTCGGCTGCAAGGGTGTCGCAATGGGCAGGAATGTGTTCCAGTCCGATAATACAACAAGACTTGTGACCAGGATCTCAAAGGTCGTCCACGGCGAAATGACAGCAGACGAAGCCATGGAAGACTAA
- a CDS encoding ABC transporter ATP-binding protein has product MVKVKIKDMCFGYASTPILKDVSVDIHRSSFVSLVGPNGAGKSTMLKCMNKILMPDSGDIHINECNLKNMKRMEIARNLAYVPQSSNRVFPTTVFETVLMGRRPHIGWFSNEEDKEKVWQVLEEMGIDDLALCSFDELSGGQQQKILIARALAQDTGVILLDEPTSNLDIWHQLDVMESVQKLVKEKKVTALMAVHDLNLASRYSDQILMMKDGKVVSAGEPCEVLTTENIAKVYGVEARVHSHAETPYVMPLKQLNIGIGI; this is encoded by the coding sequence ATGGTGAAAGTAAAGATCAAAGACATGTGTTTTGGCTATGCCAGTACACCAATATTGAAAGATGTGTCTGTTGATATCCACAGATCAAGCTTTGTTAGTCTTGTAGGTCCCAACGGGGCTGGCAAATCGACTATGCTAAAATGCATGAACAAGATATTGATGCCTGATTCAGGCGATATACACATCAATGAATGCAATTTGAAAAACATGAAGCGTATGGAAATTGCAAGGAATCTTGCTTATGTTCCCCAGAGTTCTAACAGGGTATTTCCTACAACGGTCTTTGAGACTGTATTGATGGGAAGAAGGCCGCATATTGGCTGGTTCAGTAATGAAGAGGACAAGGAAAAGGTCTGGCAGGTGCTTGAGGAAATGGGTATTGATGATCTTGCCTTATGTAGTTTTGATGAACTGAGCGGTGGTCAGCAACAAAAGATCCTTATTGCAAGGGCACTTGCACAGGATACAGGTGTTATTCTACTTGATGAACCCACCAGCAATCTGGATATCTGGCATCAACTGGATGTCATGGAGAGCGTGCAAAAGCTTGTAAAGGAAAAGAAGGTCACAGCCTTAATGGCTGTACACGACCTGAATTTGGCTTCCAGATATTCCGATCAGATCCTGATGATGAAAGATGGTAAAGTTGTTTCTGCAGGTGAGCCTTGTGAGGTCCTTACAACTGAGAACATAGCAAAGGTCTATGGAGTTGAAGCGCGCGTACATAGTCATGCAGAAACGCCTTATGTTATGCCACTTAAGCAACTTAATATTGGTATTGGTATCTGA
- a CDS encoding DUF3887 domain-containing protein, with protein sequence MKLKIKALAGLIILAAIILSGCTSIDEESFNADIQGYAEPIAENALQALNEKNYTRFSADLDPTMKKAFTEEVFLKSADIIQDELGNYTSKELLEINTGEKHTVVVYQANFEKQTDDVILRLIFVNSEGQVELRGIWFESPQLKKRMALER encoded by the coding sequence ATGAAATTAAAGATCAAAGCATTAGCAGGCCTTATCATTTTAGCGGCAATCATCCTTAGCGGATGCACCTCCATAGATGAAGAGAGCTTCAATGCAGATATACAAGGATATGCAGAGCCTATTGCAGAGAATGCACTCCAGGCCCTCAATGAGAAGAATTATACGAGATTCTCCGCTGACCTGGACCCGACTATGAAAAAGGCATTCACAGAAGAGGTTTTCCTCAAATCTGCAGACATTATTCAGGACGAGCTTGGAAACTATACCTCAAAAGAACTCCTGGAGATCAATACAGGTGAGAAGCATACTGTTGTAGTATATCAGGCTAACTTCGAGAAACAGACCGACGATGTGATCCTGAGACTTATATTCGTAAATTCCGAAGGACAGGTGGAGCTCAGAGGTATCTGGTTTGAATCACCACAATTAAAGAAACGCATGGCTCTGGAACGATAA
- a CDS encoding MEDS domain-containing protein — protein MKEHSRKIGLPISDVPHGDHITLVYKNDDDALDFVSSFLRSGFRRNDLCVWITPGMKAKEYTDNIFKENTIYVNHNSCSANFNLVLVNPEILSNVSLFCNSILELIEKKQKYVLKSGFNGLRINVDLITNQGQMLPFLKQCRESIISSTSAMDLTTLFTCPMDSLSSSEVLELADGREKTILKTNGMWTDLVDMVSSKCMKQCSLSHTC, from the coding sequence ATGAAGGAACATTCAAGGAAAATTGGTTTGCCTATATCAGACGTTCCTCATGGCGACCATATAACGCTGGTTTATAAAAATGATGATGATGCACTTGATTTTGTTTCATCTTTTTTAAGGTCCGGATTCAGGCGAAACGATCTATGCGTATGGATTACACCTGGGATGAAAGCTAAAGAATATACGGATAATATTTTCAAAGAAAATACGATTTATGTAAACCATAATTCTTGTTCTGCGAATTTCAATCTTGTTCTTGTAAATCCAGAAATACTTTCAAATGTGAGTTTGTTCTGTAATTCTATACTGGAACTTATTGAAAAAAAGCAGAAATATGTTCTTAAAAGCGGTTTTAATGGCCTGCGGATCAATGTTGACCTGATCACAAATCAAGGTCAAATGCTTCCTTTCCTCAAACAGTGCCGGGAATCTATTATCTCTTCAACTTCAGCTATGGACCTTACAACATTGTTCACATGCCCTATGGATTCATTATCCTCTTCAGAGGTCCTTGAACTGGCTGATGGCCGGGAAAAAACGATCCTGAAAACGAATGGAATGTGGACGGATCTGGTGGACATGGTCAGTAGCAAATGCATGAAGCAATGCTCTCTTTCACACACTTGTTGA
- a CDS encoding deoxyuridine 5'-triphosphate nucleotidohydrolase — translation MSLLSKNELKELVLANPPLVENMIDMDIQLQPNGVEMTLQEVRSIDGAGAVDFDNSGRKISGGKRIEFDENGWIHLDPGIYKVLLNEVVNIPKTLAAIAKPRSSLIRCGATLETAVWDAGYCGRSECMLVVHNSAGFDLQKDARIMQLLFYHLHTEVEEGYCGRYQHENI, via the coding sequence ATGTCCCTCTTATCAAAAAATGAACTTAAAGAGCTTGTACTTGCGAATCCGCCTCTTGTAGAGAACATGATCGACATGGATATCCAGCTCCAGCCCAATGGTGTGGAAATGACACTTCAGGAGGTCAGGAGCATTGATGGAGCAGGAGCAGTGGACTTTGACAATTCAGGAAGGAAGATATCAGGTGGGAAAAGGATCGAATTCGATGAGAACGGCTGGATACACCTCGACCCCGGCATATACAAGGTCCTTTTGAATGAGGTCGTCAACATACCGAAGACACTGGCAGCGATCGCTAAACCCCGTTCCAGCCTTATCAGGTGCGGAGCCACCCTTGAAACTGCTGTATGGGATGCAGGATATTGTGGAAGGAGCGAATGCATGCTTGTAGTACACAATTCCGCAGGGTTCGATCTTCAGAAAGATGCACGTATAATGCAGCTTCTTTTCTACCACCTTCACACAGAAGTGGAAGAAGGTTATTGTGGAAGATACCAGCATGAGAATATCTGA
- a CDS encoding DUF4386 domain-containing protein, producing the protein MTNQIADLSQPKAAIVAGLGLLGMTIFAIVAHYLILPDLIVPGDTATTANNIIAGEFLFRVAICSYLIVIILDVLVAWALYILLKPVDSALSLLTAWSRLVYAAIFGVALADLFAVLQLLSGADYLSSFETDQLHAQMMLSLGAFDQMWDIGLIFFGLHLVLLGYLVFKSDYIPRILGVFLVIAGFSYLIDYFAIFLFPGFDLAISQSLGWGELLFMIWLLLKGGKIPEMGS; encoded by the coding sequence ATGACAAATCAGATTGCAGATCTATCACAGCCCAAAGCTGCAATAGTTGCAGGACTTGGGCTTCTGGGAATGACCATATTTGCTATTGTTGCTCATTATTTAATTCTCCCTGATCTTATTGTACCGGGGGATACAGCAACAACAGCAAATAATATCATTGCTGGTGAGTTTCTGTTCCGGGTTGCTATCTGTAGCTATCTTATAGTGATCATTCTTGATGTGTTGGTTGCCTGGGCACTTTATATTCTGCTCAAACCTGTGGACAGTGCTCTCTCATTGCTTACTGCCTGGTCCCGTTTGGTGTATGCAGCTATTTTTGGAGTCGCTCTGGCTGACCTTTTTGCTGTTCTTCAGCTTTTAAGTGGGGCTGATTATCTTTCATCATTTGAAACAGATCAGTTGCATGCTCAGATGATGCTATCTCTGGGTGCTTTTGATCAAATGTGGGATATAGGACTCATATTTTTTGGGCTTCATCTTGTGCTGCTTGGTTATTTGGTTTTCAAGTCAGACTACATTCCTAGAATTCTGGGTGTCTTTCTGGTAATTGCAGGTTTTAGCTATCTGATAGATTATTTTGCTATCTTTCTTTTCCCGGGTTTCGATCTGGCCATCAGTCAGAGTCTGGGTTGGGGAGAATTGTTGTTTATGATCTGGCTTTTGTTGAAGGGTGGTAAGATACCCGAAATGGGGTCATGA
- a CDS encoding cache domain-containing protein, with translation MNDLKAIIYILFTAVLLLTVAGCVQSDDTSASEQEGQTVEEQQPALSSEEEYTVSQVNAAIDLIEERGEMAFPEFREADSEWFHDDFYIFIWRTDGLRVVYPPDLSGEGQYMSELVDFNDKPIGQIFIDTALSEEGEGWVDYYWPRPGESEASMKHTFIKRTSIGNETYLVGSGFYVEE, from the coding sequence ATGAACGATCTTAAGGCTATAATCTATATTCTATTCACGGCTGTCCTCTTACTGACAGTCGCTGGCTGTGTGCAGTCAGATGACACTTCCGCTTCTGAGCAGGAGGGCCAGACAGTTGAAGAGCAACAACCCGCCCTGTCCTCTGAGGAAGAGTATACGGTATCACAGGTCAATGCGGCCATTGACCTGATAGAAGAGAGGGGTGAAATGGCATTCCCTGAGTTCAGGGAGGCCGATAGTGAGTGGTTCCACGATGATTTCTATATATTCATCTGGAGAACAGACGGACTGCGTGTTGTCTATCCGCCGGACCTGAGTGGTGAAGGCCAGTATATGAGCGAACTTGTGGATTTCAATGATAAACCCATAGGCCAGATCTTCATTGATACAGCTCTTAGCGAAGAAGGTGAGGGATGGGTTGATTACTACTGGCCAAGGCCTGGTGAGAGTGAGGCTTCAATGAAGCACACGTTCATCAAGAGGACATCGATAGGGAATGAGACATATCTTGTGGGGTCTGGGTTCTACGTGGAGGAGTGA
- a CDS encoding ABC transporter substrate-binding protein: protein MRYISKILAGTLMITCLVISVMSAAALPSVLPCDNGDDILTDDEVSGAICDYMLDDSSYSLDDVGDASYILTFWGGKPKSVIDSHDREVTFYRPVERIITTNPDNSRMVIALGDLDKIVSTDECTRSGCVLPRDANDEKIAKNAWESLRIYEGGQLDDLPETNTRKEIDYETMAILKPDVVFDTTWYNRGDLVEEKVGCPCVDAGAGFTFAESYDHIRLLGNVLDQQDRAVELEDYVRSKVDMIASVTSQIEESEKPMVYFAPRGAKKGFYDAVEGRDFTRTEAVYEPLDIAGGINVARDCTGENVNVPPEQIVAWKPDYIFVAWSSTSAFGEPNGVDFVMETAELSEIPAVSDNNVYSCIYPYCRGRPLDRSLLNMMYMAKCLHPEEFRDLDLEEEGNEVYRQILGIDGVYTEMAEYQPFLKEVN, encoded by the coding sequence ATGAGGTATATATCAAAGATCTTAGCTGGAACATTAATGATCACATGTTTGGTCATTTCAGTAATGAGTGCAGCAGCATTACCTTCAGTTCTTCCATGTGACAATGGCGATGACATCCTTACAGATGATGAGGTTTCAGGTGCTATTTGTGATTACATGCTCGATGACAGTTCATATTCACTTGATGATGTAGGCGATGCTTCATACATACTGACCTTCTGGGGAGGAAAACCAAAGTCTGTCATTGACAGTCATGATAGGGAAGTGACTTTCTACAGGCCTGTGGAGAGGATAATCACAACCAACCCTGACAACTCAAGGATGGTCATTGCTCTTGGTGATCTTGATAAAATAGTCTCAACCGACGAGTGCACTCGTTCCGGATGTGTTCTTCCAAGGGATGCAAATGATGAGAAAATAGCGAAGAACGCCTGGGAATCTCTCCGGATATATGAAGGAGGTCAGCTCGATGATCTTCCGGAGACAAATACACGTAAAGAGATCGATTATGAGACAATGGCAATTCTTAAGCCGGATGTCGTTTTCGATACAACCTGGTACAACAGGGGAGATCTGGTCGAAGAGAAGGTAGGCTGTCCATGTGTTGATGCAGGTGCAGGTTTTACTTTTGCGGAAAGCTATGATCACATCAGGTTGCTGGGTAATGTTCTGGATCAGCAGGACAGGGCAGTTGAACTGGAAGATTATGTTCGTTCAAAGGTTGACATGATCGCATCAGTGACCTCACAGATCGAGGAAAGTGAGAAGCCAATGGTCTATTTTGCACCACGAGGTGCAAAGAAAGGTTTCTATGACGCTGTCGAGGGAAGGGATTTCACACGCACAGAAGCTGTTTATGAGCCTCTGGATATTGCAGGTGGTATTAATGTTGCAAGGGACTGTACAGGCGAGAATGTCAATGTTCCTCCTGAACAGATCGTTGCCTGGAAGCCTGACTACATATTTGTCGCATGGTCTTCAACTTCAGCATTTGGTGAACCCAATGGTGTTGATTTTGTAATGGAGACAGCTGAACTTTCAGAGATCCCTGCTGTATCTGACAACAATGTCTACTCCTGTATCTATCCATATTGCAGAGGCAGGCCGCTGGACAGGAGCCTTTTGAACATGATGTACATGGCAAAATGCCTTCATCCGGAAGAGTTCAGGGATCTTGACCTGGAAGAGGAAGGAAACGAGGTATACCGTCAGATCCTGGGAATTGACGGTGTGTACACCGAAATGGCGGAATACCAGCCTTTCCTGAAGGAGGTCAATTGA